In Thermoanaerobaculia bacterium, one genomic interval encodes:
- a CDS encoding aldehyde dehydrogenase family protein: protein MNHEPAVTLSKDPATGEVIGNSPLHSTDEVKEAVAASRTAQERWRTMPLRHRVAAMKRVRKILLERADELAEIIARDNGKTRIDALATEVLPAAMALSYYCRKAGAFLTVRKPWPSTLVLANKRSLELRVPWGVVAIISPWNYPFSIPFSEVVMALLAGNGVLLKTATETQQVGLALRALFDEAGLPGGLFHFVNLPGREAGQALLGAGVDKLFFTGSVRAGKELMALAAQTLTPVCLELGGNDAMIVCEDADLERAAAGAVWAGFQNAGQSCGGVERIYVHESVYDTFLSSLKRRTEALRVGRDVDFTTDMGVMTTLRQAELVESHVEDALKKGAKVYARSRCPSKEEMPHALPAMVLTDVTHEMDVMKDETFGPVLGVMKVRDMEEAVSLANDSYLGLTGSVWSKNRGKARKIARKIRAGVVTINDHLMSHGLAETSWGGFKESGIGRTHGKLGFDEMTQSMTIVDDWLSFTRKDLWWHPFSHGIYQGLKGILHLLYGPGLLKRISGGWAMMKILPRIFRTK, encoded by the coding sequence ATGAATCATGAACCCGCCGTTACCCTTTCGAAAGATCCTGCCACCGGAGAAGTTATCGGGAACTCCCCCCTCCATTCAACGGACGAAGTGAAAGAGGCGGTGGCCGCCTCCCGTACAGCTCAGGAGCGGTGGCGAACCATGCCTCTCCGGCATCGTGTGGCGGCCATGAAGAGGGTGAGAAAAATCCTCCTGGAGAGGGCCGATGAGCTGGCTGAAATCATTGCCAGAGATAACGGAAAGACCCGGATCGATGCCCTGGCAACGGAAGTCCTGCCCGCCGCCATGGCGTTAAGCTATTACTGCCGGAAGGCAGGGGCCTTTCTTACAGTCAGAAAGCCGTGGCCCTCCACGCTGGTTCTGGCCAACAAACGATCCCTGGAGCTTCGCGTTCCCTGGGGGGTGGTCGCCATAATCTCCCCTTGGAATTATCCCTTCAGCATACCCTTTTCCGAAGTGGTCATGGCTCTCCTCGCGGGCAACGGGGTGCTCCTGAAAACCGCGACGGAAACTCAGCAGGTTGGCCTGGCTCTCCGGGCCCTGTTCGATGAGGCCGGCCTTCCCGGGGGCCTCTTTCACTTCGTCAACCTGCCCGGGCGGGAAGCGGGGCAGGCTCTTTTGGGTGCAGGGGTCGACAAGCTTTTCTTCACGGGCTCCGTACGGGCCGGCAAGGAACTCATGGCCCTGGCGGCGCAGACCCTGACTCCGGTCTGCCTGGAACTCGGCGGCAATGACGCCATGATTGTCTGTGAGGATGCGGATCTGGAGAGAGCCGCGGCGGGGGCGGTCTGGGCCGGATTTCAAAACGCGGGCCAGTCGTGCGGAGGGGTCGAGAGAATTTATGTCCATGAGAGCGTGTACGACACCTTCCTTTCGTCGCTGAAGCGCCGGACCGAGGCCCTCCGTGTGGGGAGGGATGTTGATTTCACCACAGACATGGGAGTTATGACGACCCTCCGGCAGGCGGAACTGGTTGAAAGCCATGTGGAGGACGCATTGAAAAAGGGAGCGAAGGTCTATGCCCGATCCCGGTGTCCGTCGAAGGAAGAGATGCCCCACGCTCTTCCCGCCATGGTCCTCACCGACGTGACCCACGAAATGGACGTGATGAAGGATGAGACCTTCGGTCCTGTCCTTGGCGTGATGAAGGTTCGGGACATGGAGGAAGCCGTATCCCTTGCCAATGATTCCTACCTGGGCCTGACGGGATCGGTCTGGTCAAAGAACCGGGGCAAGGCCCGAAAGATTGCACGAAAGATACGGGCCGGGGTCGTCACCATCAACGACCACCTGATGAGCCATGGCCTGGCGGAGACGTCGTGGGGCGGATTCAAGGAGTCCGGGATCGGCCGGACCCATGGCAAGCTGGGTTTCGACGAAATGACGCAGTCGATGACGATCGTCGACGACTGGCTCTCCTTTACACGAAAGGACCTCTGGTGGCATCCCTTTTCCCATGGAATCTATCAAGGACTCAAAGGGATTCTTCATCTCCTCTATGGTCCGGGCCTCCTGAAGCGAATTTCGGGAGGGTGGGCCATGATGAAGATCCTTCCCCGCATCTTCCGCACGAAGTAA
- a CDS encoding SDR family oxidoreductase, with amino-acid sequence MTDLSGSHVLITGAASGIGRSLARFCARHASSVILWDIDGRALEEAAVEISAEGGQAHPYTVDVSNREAVYSAASTVRKEVGDVRILVNNAGVVTGKSFLDCSDSEIQKTMEVNSLAHFWTVKAFLPSMIEADGGHIVTIASAAGLMGVARLADYSSSKFANVGFHEALQQELRLRNSPIRMTLVCPYFINTGMFEGVRTRIPFLLPILGQEKVAKRIYKAIRSNRKRLFMPWLVYTVGPLRIFPVVVFNLVADILGVHHTMDAFLGRTDPARSEPGARHES; translated from the coding sequence ATGACAGATCTTTCCGGATCCCACGTACTGATTACCGGCGCCGCGAGCGGGATTGGACGGAGCCTGGCCCGGTTCTGCGCCCGGCACGCGTCCAGTGTCATTCTTTGGGATATCGACGGAAGAGCCCTTGAAGAGGCGGCAGTCGAGATTTCCGCGGAGGGAGGACAGGCCCATCCTTATACTGTCGATGTTTCAAACAGGGAGGCTGTCTACTCGGCGGCTTCTACGGTACGGAAAGAGGTGGGAGACGTCCGAATCCTTGTGAACAACGCAGGAGTGGTCACGGGAAAGTCCTTTCTGGATTGCTCCGATTCGGAAATCCAGAAAACGATGGAAGTAAATTCCCTGGCTCACTTCTGGACGGTCAAGGCCTTTCTGCCGTCCATGATCGAGGCCGATGGGGGCCATATTGTAACGATTGCATCAGCGGCGGGATTGATGGGCGTAGCCCGTCTGGCTGACTATTCCTCCAGCAAGTTCGCCAATGTGGGATTTCACGAAGCCCTGCAGCAGGAACTGAGACTTCGTAATTCTCCGATCCGGATGACCCTTGTCTGTCCCTACTTTATCAACACGGGGATGTTTGAAGGAGTCCGCACCCGGATTCCCTTTCTCCTTCCCATCCTGGGCCAGGAGAAGGTCGCAAAGAGAATTTACAAGGCCATCCGCTCCAACCGAAAGAGGCTCTTCATGCCCTGGCTGGTATACACGGTCGGTCCACTTCGAATCTTTCCCGTGGTAGTCTTCAACCTGGTTGCCGATATCCTGGGGGTTCATCACACAATGGACGCCTTTCTGGGTCGAACCGATCCTGCACGATCCGAACCGGGAGCTCGTCATGAATCATGA
- a CDS encoding dockerin type I repeat-containing protein, which yields VDCLSNLGDVNLNGQISALDASLILQAVVGLISLDPVQQCLADVNENGLVSSLDAAYVLMCTVGNCPGLPAGFLPSCTAHDNCL from the coding sequence TCGTGGACTGCCTGAGCAACCTGGGTGATGTGAACCTGAACGGACAGATCTCCGCGTTAGATGCGAGTCTCATCCTCCAGGCCGTCGTAGGCTTGATCAGTCTAGACCCCGTCCAGCAATGCCTGGCAGACGTGAATGAAAACGGTCTCGTTTCCAGCCTAGACGCCGCCTACGTCCTCATGTGCACCGTCGGCAACTGTCCGGGGCTTCCGGCGGGATTCCTGCCCTCCTGCACAGCCCATGACAATTGCCTGTAA